The Bryobacteraceae bacterium genome includes a window with the following:
- a CDS encoding membrane protein, translated as MLKERVIEAWNGIPVLLLVLVIFAAAIGGIIWAAKHAPAEMRGPVIFVCIVVLLADMICWAGFFTVQPNQGVVLTLFGKYVGTVNAPGLRFANPFYGKKHVSLRVRNFETSKMKVNDQDGNPIEIAAVVVWKVVDTAEAIFQVDNYENYVHVQSEAAVRNLASAYPYDAHDDHQVSLRGSTAEVASRLKDEIQERLAVAGVEVVEARISYLAYAPEIAAAMLRRQQASAVIAARQKIVEGAVGMVEMALEMLASKNVIQLDGEQRAAMVQNLLVVLCGEAAAQPVLNTGTIYQ; from the coding sequence ATGCTGAAAGAGCGCGTCATCGAAGCGTGGAACGGCATCCCCGTTCTCCTGCTCGTGCTTGTCATCTTCGCCGCCGCCATCGGCGGCATCATCTGGGCGGCCAAGCACGCCCCGGCGGAAATGCGCGGCCCCGTGATCTTCGTCTGCATCGTCGTGCTGCTGGCCGACATGATCTGCTGGGCGGGCTTCTTCACCGTGCAGCCCAACCAGGGCGTCGTGCTGACGCTGTTCGGCAAGTACGTCGGCACGGTGAACGCTCCGGGCCTGCGCTTTGCGAACCCCTTCTACGGAAAGAAGCACGTCTCGCTGCGCGTCCGGAACTTCGAGACCTCGAAGATGAAGGTCAACGACCAGGACGGCAACCCCATCGAGATCGCCGCCGTCGTCGTCTGGAAAGTCGTCGACACGGCGGAAGCGATCTTCCAGGTGGACAACTACGAGAACTACGTGCACGTGCAGAGCGAAGCCGCCGTGCGCAACCTGGCCTCCGCTTATCCGTACGACGCCCACGACGATCATCAGGTCTCTCTGCGCGGCAGCACCGCGGAGGTCGCCTCGCGCCTGAAAGACGAAATCCAGGAGCGGCTCGCGGTCGCGGGCGTCGAAGTCGTCGAAGCGCGGATCAGCTATCTCGCCTATGCGCCAGAAATCGCCGCCGCCATGCTGCGCCGTCAGCAGGCGTCCGCTGTCATCGCCGCGCGGCAGAAGATCGTCGAGGGCGCCGTGGGCATGGTGGAGATGGCGCTCGAGATGCTCGCCAGCAAGAATGTCATCCAGCTTGACGGCGAACAGCGCGCCGCCATGGTGCAGAATCTCCTCGTCGTCCTCTGCGGAGAAGCCGCCGCGCAGCCGGTCCTGAACACCGGCACCATCTACCAGTAA